The following is a genomic window from Enterobacteriaceae endosymbiont of Plateumaris consimilis.
AACTAAATCTGATAATTTGAAAACAGAAATAGATAATTTGATAGGTAATAAATATTAATTAATTTATAATTTATAAGAAAATGAAAAATAATAATGATATTTTTACAAGAATAATATTACATAAAACTTCAACAAATATTTTATATCAAGACGAATTAGTAACTGCATTTTATGATATTTTTCCTAAAAGTCCGATACATATTTTAATTATACCAAATAATTTTATAGCTACTCTTAATGATGTTAATCAAACACATGAACTAATTTTAGGTAGAATGTTATTAGTTTCTTCTAAAATGGCAAAAAAAACAAATATAGATAAAAATGGATACAGAATAGTTATTAATTGTAATAAACATGGATGTCAAGAAATATTTCATTTACATATACATCTTTTAGGTGGAAGACAAGGAAAAAAACAATATTATTAATTTATATTTTATGTTATATAAATATAAAAATTCTTTATATAAATTATTTTAATGATTTATTTAGTAAATATCTCTTCTAATAACAAAAAATACTATTAATTTTAAGATTTTTTAAAAAAATTGTATTTATAATTTTTAATGAATATTAAATATAATTTTTTATATAAAAATATATTTATTAGTTAAATTATTAACTTTATATATTATCTATGATAATACATTTTATGTATTAATATATAGATATTAATTTAGTTAAAAATATTTATTATTTATTAATAATATTAATTAATATTTTTTTATAGATTTAATACCTATTCTAGTAATTTTATTATTTTCTTTTTCTGCTATAGTCCATAAAATATTATTCCATTTTATATTATCTCCAACTACTATAGTATTATTTTTCATCAAAGAAATTAATAATTTTCCTATTGATTGTTGAACATTAATATTTTTATTTAATTTTAAACTATAAATTTTTGCTATATCATATAATTTAGCTTCAGCATCAAGAATAAAATCTCCAAAAAATTTTTGATTAAGTGATAATGAAACTGTTTTACTAAATAATTTTCCTAAATCTTTTAAATTATTTTCATGTCCTATAATACAAATTATATCATCTTTTTGTAAAATAGTATTTCCTGTCGGTCTTAATAATTTACCTTTTCTAAATAATGCAGTAATAAATGTTTTTCTTGGCATATATAAATCACGTAATGATGTTCCAATACACCATGTTTTTGTATCTAATATATAAGTAAATTGTTCCCACTGTTTTTTAATATTTATATCTAAATTAGTTCTATGAATAGGTAAAATAATAGAGGGTAATAATACTTTTGTTTTATTTGCAAAAAAATTTAAAAAACTTCCTTGAATTATTAAAGAAATTA
Proteins encoded in this region:
- a CDS encoding histidine triad nucleotide-binding protein; translation: MKNNNDIFTRIILHKTSTNILYQDELVTAFYDIFPKSPIHILIIPNNFIATLNDVNQTHELILGRMLLVSSKMAKKTNIDKNGYRIVINCNKHGCQEIFHLHIHLLGGRQGKKQYY